One stretch of Bombus pascuorum chromosome 14, iyBomPasc1.1, whole genome shotgun sequence DNA includes these proteins:
- the LOC132914237 gene encoding ATP-dependent helicase brm-like isoform X1, translating into MASPSPQSSPMPPPQTPSPMGPPQQAPSPSNPQGSPMGPPQHHPHSPTQAYQTGPPMPPGGPPMSQPNQQPPSQQQNYPSHPQQMQSAMGPQNQSGPGMPVSQNSNSQQAPSGPMVPGQMGPSGSQGTSHIMQSGPNQMNANGPGQMSAGGPGQMGPGGPGPMGPGGPGQMGPGGPGQMGPGGPGQMGPGGPGQMGPGGPGPMGPGGPGQMGPGGSGPIGASHMGQAAGGPPGGPHMSQAPPQMGPGNGPVPQMGSGGPTNSQMVPGGPGHMSGPPGPSHMNAAGPPGPGHMNASGPPGPGHMNATGPPGTGHMNATGPPGPGHMSSGGPPGPGHMSTNGPPGPGHINTNGPPGSTHMNASGPPGSHLNSGPSIPSHINASGPPGSGHMSASGPGNHLGPGGPGQMPPGGSTAHNLGPGGPNQMGPGGPNQMGPGGPNQMVPSSQTPMGPSPMGPVGQGGQIGPNAPGQMGHNGPSPMGPNAPGQMGIGSASSQLGMGGPGSQLGPGGPGSQMGPGSGPGGQLGSSLGQMGPGSGPGGQMPPSNGPGGSMGPGSGPGGQMVSSSGPGGQIGPGSSPGGQIGPGSGSGNQIGPGNAPGNPMTPGSGPSGQMGPGSGPNSQMGPGNLPGGQMGPGNNSNSQMGPGNGPSGQIGPGGQMGPNGPGGQMVPGGAGVQIPPGGPANQMGPGGPGNQIGPSGPNNQLSHGGASNQMGPSGQSSSGQIGPGSQGQQIVPGGSAPIGPGAPVNQMSQTGPGGPPGAGQENLNALQKAIDSMEEKGLQEDPRYSQLLALRARQGNIGEKQAFSSQQLQQLRVQIMAYRLLARNQPLSQQLALAVQGGAPPPPGMGQRTPIDPSQGPPTTTGPQISGPNVIGPAVPPRPGCQTPQQQQPPQPGAKTNRVTSVAKPAGLDPLVILQERENRVQCENKLHSHTSRKATHAFLQLKRFMDIVAARIALRMEQLSNLPTNMPEDLRVQAQIELRMLRVLNFQRQLRSEILACTRKDTTLETAVNVKAYKRTKRQGLREARATEKLEKQQKLEAERKRRQKHQEFLSSVLQHGKDFKEFHRNNVAKLARLNKAVLNYHANAEREQKKEQERIEKERMRRLMAEDEEGYRKLIDQKKDKRLAFLLSQTDEYISNLTEMVKQHKIEQKRKQVEEQKRKKRKKKLQDGEGGEDGNANEDTRVGVIETATGRTLTGEEAPLMSQLSQFLESHPGWEPIESESEDDEDEEEEENEGEEKGENKEKSTGDSEEEKVKKTIHKAKVEDDEYKTEEQTYYSIAHTVHEVVTEQASIMVNGKLKEYQIKGLEWLVSLFNNNLNGILADEMGLGKTIQTIALVTYLMEKKKVNGPFLIIVPLSTLSNWVLEFEKWAPSVVVVSYKGSPAGRRAIQSQMRATKFNVLLTTYEYVIKDKGVLAKLQWKYMIIDEGHRMKNHHCKLTQVLNTHYLAPHRLLLTGTPLQNKLPELWALLNFLLPSIFKSCSTFEQWFNAPFATTGEKVELNEEETILIIRRLHKVLRPFLLRRLKKEVESQLPDKVEYIIKCDMSGLQKVLYKHMQSKGVLLTDGSEKGKQGKGGAKALMNTIVQLRKLCNHPFMFQAIEEKYCEHVGTQGSGVITGPDLYRASGKFELLDRILPKLKATNHRVLLFCQMTQLMTIMEDYLSWRGFMYLRLDGTTKAEDRGDLLKKFNDPGSEYFLFLLSTRAGGLGLNLQAADTVIIFDSDWNPHQDLQAQDRAHRIGQKNEVRVLRLMTVNSVEERILAAARYKLNMDEKVIQAGMFDQKSTGSERQQFLQSILHQDDAEDEEENEVPDDETVNQMIARTEGEFEIFQKLDLERRREEAKLGPNRKSRLLEEAELPDWLVKDDDEVERWTYEEDEDRFLGRGSRQRKEVDYTDSLTEKEWLKAIDDDGAEYEEEEEDDKKKKKTRKRKKKGEEDDEPMPKKRRGTGSSIDPKMKRAMKKLLMVVVNYTDSTDGRLLSEPFMKLPSRRELPDYYEIIKKPLTINKLLQKIEEGKYADFDDLEKDFMQLCKNAQIYNEEASLIHEDSIVLQSVFTNARQRIEEEGNNSDMDDKGEGEEGSDADSTVRMRIKLKGRKGEGRGGRRKRVTKKYISDDDDDGDDN; encoded by the exons ATGGCAAGTCCTTCGCCACAATCATCTCCTATGCCTCCACCACAAACGCCAAGTCCTATGGGTCCTCCTCAGCAGGCACCGTCACCTTCTAACCCACAAGGTAGTCCTATGGGTCCACCACAGCATCATCCTCATAGTCCAACACAAGCATATCAAACTGGTCCGCCAATGCCACCTGGAGGTCCACCTATGTCTCAACCAAATCAACAACCTCCATCGCAACAGCAAAATTATCCATCACACCCACAACAAATGCAATCCGCTATGGGTCCACag AATCAGAGTGGACCTGGCATGCCAGTTAGTCAAAATTCTAATTCTCAGCAGGCTCCCAGTGGACCTATGGTACCAGGCCAAATGGGACCAAGTGGATCTCAAGGAACATCTCACATTATGCAATCTGGTCCAAATCAAATGAATGCAAATGGACCAGGACAAATGAGTGCTGGTGGCCCTGGTCAGATGGGCCCAGGAGGCCCTGGTCCAATGGGCCCAGGAGGCCCTGGTCAAATGGGACCAGGAGGCCCTGGTCAGATGGGACCAGGAGGCCCTGGTCAGATGGGCCCAGGAGGCCCTGGTCAAATGGGCCCAGGAGGCCCTGGTCCAATGGGCCCAGGAGGTCCTGGTCAAATGGGTCCAGGAGGTTCAGGACCAATTGGAGCAAGCCATATGGGCCAAGCTGCTGGAGGGCCACCAGGAGGTCCACATATGAGTCAGGCTCCTCCTCAAATGGGTCCAGGAAATGGACCTGTGCCACAAATGGGTTCTGGAGGACCTACGAATTCGCAAATGGTACCTGGAGGACCAGGACACATGAGTGGCCCACCAGGACCAAGCCACATGAATGCAGCTGGACCACCAGGACCAGGACATATGAATGCAAGTGGGCCACCAGGACCAGGCCATATGAATGCAACTGGACCCCCTGGAACAGGCCATATGAATGCAACTGGGCCACCAGGACCAGGTCATATGAGTTCAGGTGGTCCGCCTGGACCAGGACATATGAGCACTAATGGGCCTCCTGGACCAGGTCATATTAATACAAACGGTCCACCAGGTTCAACTCATATGAATGCTAGTGGACCGCCTGGAAGTCATTTAAATAGCGGACCATCCATACCAAGTCATATAAATGCAAGTGGTCCACCAGGATCTGGACATATGAGTGCTAGCGGACCAGGAAATCATTTAGGCCCTGGAGGGCCAGGTCAAATGCCTCCAGGTGGTTCTACTGCACATAACTTGGGGCCAGGAGGACCAAATCAAATGGGCCCTGGAGGTCCAAATCAAATGGGCCCTGGAGGTCCAAATCAAATGGTACCTAGTAGTCAAACCCCTATGGGACCTAGTCCCATGGGGCCTGTTGGACAAGGTGGACAAATTGGGCCAAATGCACCTGGCCAAATGGGACATAATGGACCCTCACCAATGGGTCCAAATGCTCCTGGACAGATGGGTATCGGATCTGCCTCGTCTCAACTGGGAATGGGAGGGCCTGGAAGTCAGTTGGGTCCAGGAGGACCAGGTAGTCAAATGGGTCCGGGTAGTGGACCCGGGGGACAATTAGGAAGTAGTCTTGGACAAATGGGGCCAGGAAGTGGACCTGGAGGACAGATGCCACCAAGTAATGGACCTGGAGGATCTATGGGCCCTGGAAGTGGTCCTGGTGGACAAATGGTATCAAGTAGTGGACCTGGAGGACAAATAGGGCCAGGAAGCAGTCCTGGAGGGCAAATAGGACCAGGAAGTGGTAGTGGAAATCAAATAGGACCTGGAAATGCTCCTGGAAATCCAATGACGCCAGGAAGCGGACCTAGCGGACAAATGGGTCCAGGAAGTGGACCCAATAGTCAAATGGGACCAGGAAATTTGCCTGGAGGACAAATGGGCCCAGGAAATAACTCAAATAGTCAAATGGGTCCTGGAAATGGTCCAAGTGGACAGATAGGCCCAGGTGGTCAAATGGGACCCAATGGTCCTGGAGGGCAAATGGTTCCAGGTGGTGCAGGAGTACAAATACCACCAGGTGGTCCTGCAAATCAAATGGGACCTGGTGGTCCAGGTAATCAAATAGGACCAAGTGGGCCAAACAATCAGCTAAGCCACGGTGGTGCTAGCAATCAAATGGGACCAAGTGGACAGTCATCCTCTGGCCAGATTGGCCCTGGTTCACAGGGCCAACAAATTGTTCCTGGAGGTTCAGCGCCAATCGGGCCTGGTGCACCTGTGAATCAAATGAGTCAAACTGGACCTGGTGGTCCACCTGGTGCTGGACAAGAAAATTTGAATGCTTTACAGAAAGCTATTGATTCAATGGAAGAAAAGGGACTTCAAGAGGATCCACGTTATTCTCAGCTTCTAGCTTTAAGGGCTCGTCAAGGCAACATTGGAGAGAAACAAGCTTTTAGTTCACAACAATTACAACAATTGCG TGTACAGATAATGGCATATCGATTATTAGCAAGAAATCAACCATTATCGCAACAACTTGCACTTGCAGTTCAAG GTGGAGCACCTCCTCCTCCAGGTATGGGACAACGTACTCCTATAGATCCATCTCAAGGACCTCCTACTACTACAGGTCCACAAATCTCTGGACCAAATGTAATTGGTCCTGCGGTTCCTCCAAGACCAGGTTGCCAAAcaccacaacaacaacaacctCCTCAACCAGGTGCTAAAACTAACAGAGTGACAAGTGTGGCAAAACCAGCTGGTTTAGATCCGCTAGTGATTTTGCAGGAACGTGAAAACAG GGTCCAATGTGAAAACAAACTTCACTCTCATACATCGAGGAAAGCGACACATGCATTTCTTcaattaaaacgttttatggatat aGTTGCAGCACGCATAGCGTTACGAATGGAACAATTGAGCAATTTACCAACTAACATGCCAGAAGATCTCCGTGTCCAGGCACAGATTGAGTTACGGATGCTTAGGGTACTGAATTTCCAAAGACAACTGCGATCAGAG ATTTTAGCATGCACTCGAAAAGATACTACCTTAGAAACTGCAGTGAATGTAAAGGCCTACAAGCGTACGAAAAGACAAGGACTTAGAGAAGCCAGAGCTACAGAGAAACTCGAAAAGCAACAGAAATTGGAAGCTGAACGTAAACGAAGGCAAAAACATCAA gAGTTTCTTAGTTCTGTACTTCAACATGGTAAagatttcaaagaatttcatcgaaataatGTAGCCAAATTGGCAAGACTCAACAAAGCTGTTCTAAATTATCATGCAAATGCTGAAAGAGAACAGAAGAAAGAACAGGAGCGTATTGAGAAAGAACGTATGAGACGTCTTATGGCGGAAGACGAAGAAGGTTACAGAAAACTGATTGaccaaaagaaagataaacgGTTAGCGTTTCTGTTGTCACAGACAGATGAATATATCAGTAATCTTACTGAAATGGTAAAACAACACAAGATAGAACAAAAAAGGAAGCAAGTGGAAGAACAAAAGCGTAAAAAg agaaagaagaagttgCAAGATGGCGAAGGAGGTGAAGATGGAAATGCTAATGAAGATACTCGTGTTGGAGTGATTGAGACAGCTACTGGTCGCACATTAACTGGTGAAGAAGCACCGCTAATGAGTCAACTTTCACAATTCTTAGAATCTCATCCAGGATGGGAACCAATTGAATCCGAAAGTGAAGATGACGAAgatgaagaggaagaagaaaatgaaggtgaagaaaaaggggaaaataaagaaaaatctacTGGCGAttcagaagaagaaaaggttAAGAAGACTATACATAAAGCCAAAGTAGAGGATGATgaatataaaacggaagaacAAACGTATTACAGTATTGCACACACTGTGCACGAGGTAGTAACAGAACAGGCATCTATCATGGtcaatggaaaattaaaagaatatcaaATCAAG GGTTTGGAATGGCTGGTGtcattatttaacaataatctCAATGGTATACTTGCGGATGAAATGGGTCTTGGCAAAACTATTCAAACAATAGCTTTGGTGACTTATCTtatggagaaaaaaaaagtaaacggGCCATTTCTTATAATTGTTCCTTTATC aaCTTTGTCAAATTGGGTATTGGAATTTGAGAAATGGGCTCCGAGTGTTGTAGTTGTGTCGTATAAAGGTTCACCAGCTGGCAGAAGAGCCATTCAATCACAAATGAGAGCCactaaatttaatgttttgcTTACTACTTATGAATATGTTATTAAAGATAAGGGCGTTTTAGCAAAATTGCAGTGGAAATATATGATTATCGACGAAGGACATAGAATGAAAAATCATCACTGTAAGCTAACTCAAGTATTAAATACACATTATCTGGCTCCTCATCGGCTTCTACTGACAGGAACAccattgcaaaataaattgcCTGAATTGTGggcgttattaaattttttacttccTTCAATCTTTAAATCTTGTAGTACTTTCGAACAATGGTTCAATGCTCCATTCGCAACCACTGGTGAAAAGGTAGAGTTAAATGAAGAAGAAACTATTCTTATTATTCGCCGATtacataaagtattacgtCCTTTCTTACTGAGGCGTTTAAAGAAAGAAGTCGAATCACAGTTACCTGATAAAGTGGAATATATAATCAAATGCGATATGTCTGGACTGCAAAAGGTTCTTTATAAACATATGCAGAGTAAAGGTGTATTGCTGACTGATGGTTCGGAAAAGGGAAAACAGGGCAAAGGAGGCGCCAAAGCTCTAATGAACACCATTGTGCAATTGAGAAAATTATGCAATCATCCATTCATGTTCCAAGctattgaagaaaaatactGCGAGCATGTAGGTACGCAAGGATCTGGTGTGATTACTGGTCCCGACTTGTACCGTGCCtctggaaaatttgaattgcTGGATCGTATTCTTCCGAAATTGAAAGCGACAAATCACAGAGTACTATTATTCTGCCAAATGACACAATTAATGACAATTATGGAAGATTACTTAAGTTGGAGAGGATTTATGTATTTGCGATTAGATGGCACTACGAAAGCTGAAGACAGAGGAGACTTACTCAAGAAATTCAACGATCCTGGTTccgaatatttcttatttttgttatcGACACGTGCTGGTGGCCTTGGATTAAATTTGCAAGCTGCGGATACCGTTATTATTTTTGATTCTGATTGGAATCCGCATCAGGACTTGCAAGCACAAGATAGAGCACATAGAATTGGACAAAAGAACGAAGTACGCGTACTCAGATTAATGACGGTTAATTCGGTCGAAGAAAGAATATTAGCTGCAGCTAGGTACAAATTGAACATGGATGAAAAAGTTATACAAGCAGGAATGTTTGATCAAAAGTCGACTGGTTCCGAACGGCAACAATTCTTACAAAGTATTTTACATCAAGATGATGctgaagatgaagaagaaaatgaagtaCCGGACGATGAAACGGTTAATCAAATGATTGCACGGACGGAAGgtgaatttgaaatatttcaaaagttaGATTTAGAACGAAGAAGGGAAGAAGCGAAGCTGGGTCCAAACAGGAAGTCTCGACTATTGGAGGAAGCTGAGTTGCCCGATTGGTTAGTAAAAGATGATGATGAGGTTGAAAGGTGGACGTACGAAGAAGACGAGGATAGATTCCTTGGACGAGGTTCAAGACAACGGAAGGAAGTTGATTATACTGACAGTTTGACTGAAAAAGAATGGCTGAAAGCAATCGATGACGATGGAGCTGagtacgaagaagaagaggaagacgataagaagaaaaagaaaacacgaaaACGGAAGAAGAAAGGTGAGGAAGACGACGAGCCTATGCCAAAGAAGCGAAGAGGAACAGGATCTTCGATTGACCCGAAAATGAAACGAGCTATGAAAAAGTTGCTTATGGTAGTTGTTAATTACACTGATAGTACAGATGGCAGGCTCCTTAGCGAACCATTTATGAAATTACCATCCAGAAGAGAATTACCGgattattacgaaattattaaaaaaccaTTAACTATCAATAAATTACTTCAAAAGATTGAAGAAGGAaag TATGCCGATTTTGACGATCTTGAGAAAGACTTTATGCAGCTGTGTAAAAATGCACAAATTTATAACGAAGAAGCTTCTCTCATACACGAAGATTCCATTGTTTTACAATCTGTATTTACGAATGCGCGTCAACGTATCGAAGAGGAAGGCAATAATTCTGACATGGATGACAAAG gTGAAGGCGAAGAAGGGTCTGATGCAGATTCCACTGTTAGAATGAGAATCAAGTTGAAAGGAAGGAAGGGCGAAGGTAGAGGAGGCCGGAGGAAAAGGGTCactaaaaagtatatatcagatgacgacgacgatggtGACGATAACTGA